In Oscillospiraceae bacterium, the following are encoded in one genomic region:
- a CDS encoding carbohydrate-binding domain-containing protein, translating into MKRVLCLLLAAALALFFTGCGYVNENKNKKDDGGTAQVSGADTYKLSFYSDGNLYSSADYETGASVTVPAEPVKEGYTFVSWDNSVPSSMPEENISFNAVYKINKYTLTYVMDGQAVKNAEYEYGAAIESYSPDYNSEEYQFSGWADLPASMPSSDTTVTGKLYNLGEIINIDLSSLKAGSVYNISKSGIYMASGTAANAQLLLSGKGCDFTLIFSDASMTYLGAGAPVQCDKGNSLNIILTDGTENFVSDSSSNTEDAAIQVKSADLSISGGGKLTVNSSSEGIYNTKNFTVSGGDITVNSADHGVAVKNSLTIKSGKLTVKAGGDGIKAKGDTDENGLYISGSGIISLLGGTIDLTSSGDGIDAESSILVGGGKLNISSGLDGIKAVCGVTICGGEINIVSKEDGIKANGDGTAATGYVKLSGGTTIITSAGDGIQAETFLTVDSPAAITITSGGGINGETTYDSNNEEISCNGLKGKLSLVINGGYISIDSRETALKSDAVIEINGGSVDIKSASTAVKSENDEETAGKLSISGGTTTISAGKNGLFSIDTLSISGGNVNIKTTGTEIKSQTSTTKIGGRGFGPDDNNTVKIASKGIKSNSDIDISGGTITVSSTGHAIKSGGTLTVKGNAVLNLDAYYNNANSKGLASDGVLTIDGGKIAITRSYEGIESKTYININGGYIELAASDDGLNAGGTGASNTGINITGGYLFVNASGDGIDSNGNIIMSGGNVIAAGPTSDGNGPLDCGDGSCYIKITGGVLLAYGSSGMAEYPSSNYSTQYSIGTALSLSAGTLWSIADSDGNVLFTFKALKMTQSVCLSIPEFEKNAVYTISTGGSYTGGTCVNEVYSGGSYSGGSVSSKLTLTAVTTSTGGGGMNPGRPGGGMNPGGPGGGRP; encoded by the coding sequence ATGAAACGCGTACTATGCCTGCTGCTTGCTGCTGCATTAGCCTTGTTTTTCACCGGATGCGGATATGTGAACGAAAATAAAAACAAAAAGGATGACGGAGGAACCGCGCAAGTATCTGGCGCGGACACATACAAGCTGTCTTTTTATTCCGACGGAAACCTTTATTCCTCTGCCGATTATGAAACAGGCGCTTCTGTGACCGTTCCGGCGGAACCCGTGAAGGAAGGATATACCTTCGTATCCTGGGACAATTCCGTTCCCTCTTCCATGCCGGAAGAAAATATATCATTTAATGCCGTATATAAAATAAACAAATATACTCTTACCTATGTGATGGACGGCCAAGCTGTCAAAAACGCGGAATACGAATACGGCGCGGCCATAGAAAGCTATTCACCGGATTATAATTCCGAAGAATATCAATTCAGCGGCTGGGCCGACCTTCCCGCTTCAATGCCTTCATCCGACACCACTGTAACCGGAAAGCTGTACAATCTCGGGGAGATAATAAACATAGACCTTTCATCCCTCAAAGCCGGAAGCGTATACAATATAAGCAAATCCGGCATATATATGGCTTCGGGCACTGCGGCAAACGCACAGCTTTTGTTAAGCGGCAAGGGATGCGATTTTACTCTTATCTTTTCAGATGCTTCTATGACATATCTCGGCGCCGGCGCGCCTGTTCAATGCGATAAAGGCAATTCTCTTAATATTATTTTAACTGACGGAACAGAAAACTTCGTCTCTGACAGCTCATCAAATACCGAAGACGCTGCCATCCAAGTGAAAAGCGCCGATTTAAGCATCAGCGGCGGCGGAAAGCTGACCGTCAATTCCTCGTCCGAGGGAATATACAACACTAAAAATTTCACGGTATCCGGAGGTGATATTACCGTAAATTCCGCGGATCACGGAGTAGCGGTTAAGAATTCGCTTACTATAAAAAGCGGAAAGCTGACTGTGAAAGCAGGCGGCGACGGTATCAAAGCAAAAGGCGATACTGACGAAAACGGTTTGTATATTTCAGGCAGCGGCATTATTTCTCTCTTAGGCGGTACGATTGATCTCACATCCTCCGGAGATGGGATTGACGCCGAATCAAGCATTTTGGTCGGCGGCGGGAAGCTTAATATCAGCTCCGGCCTCGATGGGATCAAAGCCGTTTGCGGCGTCACAATATGCGGCGGCGAAATAAATATAGTTTCAAAAGAGGATGGGATCAAAGCAAACGGCGACGGGACAGCCGCAACCGGTTATGTAAAGCTTTCCGGCGGAACAACAATAATCACATCCGCGGGCGACGGTATCCAGGCAGAAACCTTTCTGACCGTGGACAGTCCCGCAGCAATTACAATAACATCAGGCGGCGGCATTAACGGCGAGACAACCTATGACAGCAACAATGAAGAAATCAGCTGTAACGGATTGAAAGGCAAGCTGTCGCTTGTGATAAACGGAGGGTATATTTCGATAGACAGCCGTGAGACCGCGCTTAAATCAGACGCCGTAATTGAAATTAACGGCGGTTCGGTGGATATAAAATCGGCCTCTACCGCTGTAAAAAGCGAGAATGATGAGGAAACCGCAGGAAAGCTCAGCATCTCCGGCGGAACAACGACGATTTCGGCCGGCAAAAACGGGCTGTTTTCTATTGATACGCTTTCGATAAGCGGCGGAAACGTAAACATAAAAACTACCGGAACCGAAATTAAATCACAAACATCCACGACAAAAATCGGCGGCCGAGGCTTTGGCCCGGATGATAACAATACTGTAAAAATAGCCTCTAAGGGTATAAAATCAAATAGCGATATTGACATAAGCGGCGGAACGATTACAGTGTCGAGCACCGGACACGCAATAAAATCAGGCGGTACTCTCACCGTAAAAGGAAACGCAGTCCTGAATCTCGACGCCTATTATAACAACGCCAACAGCAAAGGACTTGCATCAGACGGCGTTCTCACAATAGACGGCGGCAAAATTGCAATAACACGTTCATACGAAGGCATCGAATCAAAGACTTATATTAATATAAACGGCGGATATATTGAGCTTGCCGCTTCCGATGACGGTCTTAACGCAGGCGGTACCGGTGCTTCAAACACAGGCATAAATATAACAGGGGGTTATTTATTCGTAAACGCAAGCGGCGACGGAATCGATTCAAACGGAAATATAATAATGAGCGGCGGAAACGTAATTGCCGCCGGTCCGACCTCAGACGGGAACGGTCCGCTGGACTGCGGCGACGGAAGCTGTTATATAAAAATCACAGGAGGCGTTCTGCTTGCTTACGGTTCTTCCGGTATGGCTGAATATCCGAGCTCAAATTATTCTACGCAATACAGTATTGGCACTGCTTTATCGCTTTCAGCCGGAACCCTTTGGAGTATAGCCGATTCGGACGGTAATGTGTTGTTTACATTCAAAGCACTTAAGATGACGCAAAGCGTCTGTCTCAGCATTCCGGAGTTTGAAAAGAACGCTGTCTATACGATTTCCACCGGCGGGAGCTATACCGGAGGAACCTGTGTAAACGAGGTTTACAGCGGCGGCTCCTACAGCGGCGGATCTGTTTCTTCAAAGCTCACGCTCACGGCTGTGACTACATCGACCGGAGGCGGAGGAATGAATCCTGGGAGACCCGGCGGAGGAATGAATCCCGGCGGACCCGGCGGCGGAAGACCCTGA
- a CDS encoding DUF4830 domain-containing protein, producing the protein MFVYSVKSSVLKIWAIIIVALIVIILLATLLPKNNRETVEIKPDGMLYGATRLSSGDFKGIKTASDRIEFLKKFGWEVDPEVIEISEVTVPSVFDAVYTKYNELQKGEGLDLSKFRGKKIKRYTYIIKNYDYNGTVYANLLVYRDTVIGGDVCSADVNGFLHGFTKDNNIFM; encoded by the coding sequence ATGTTTGTATATTCTGTGAAGAGCTCTGTGCTAAAAATATGGGCGATCATTATTGTTGCACTGATCGTTATAATTCTGCTTGCAACGCTGCTGCCAAAAAACAATCGCGAAACAGTCGAAATCAAACCGGACGGAATGCTTTATGGTGCGACAAGGCTTTCCTCCGGCGATTTCAAGGGTATTAAAACGGCGTCCGACAGGATTGAATTCTTAAAAAAATTCGGCTGGGAAGTCGATCCCGAAGTGATTGAAATATCAGAGGTAACCGTGCCGTCAGTGTTTGATGCGGTATATACCAAATACAACGAGCTCCAGAAGGGCGAGGGACTTGACCTTTCAAAATTCCGCGGGAAGAAAATAAAAAGATATACTTACATAATAAAGAATTACGATTACAACGGAACAGTGTATGCCAATCTTCTCGTTTACCGCGATACGGTCATAGGCGGAGATGTTTGCTCTGCGGATGTAAACGGCTTCCTGCACGGTTTTACAAAGGACAACAACATCTTCATGTAA
- a CDS encoding polyribonucleotide nucleotidyltransferase, producing MFENYKVFKYEYAGRPLIVETGKISQLSNGSCLIRYGDTVILANATASAAPRDGIDFLPLSVDFEERLYAVGKIPGSFLKREGRPSEKAILTSRVIDRPIRPLFPKDLRNDVCISLLVLSVDPDCSPEITGMIGASIALSISDIPWNGPIGGAMIGLVDGKLVVNPTAAQKEKSTLELTVAASEKKVVMIEAGAKEVSDEDMYDAIMLAHEKIKELIGFINMIIGEIGKPKFDYPSCEVNHDMYDDIKNFAIDDVRVALDTDDKKVRDVKILAITNRIYEAFDEKYPESHPMMNECIYKLQKYVVRRWLLDDHKRVDSRKMDQMRPLAAEVGLLPRTHGSGMFTRGQTQVLTVATLGSVKDSQMLDGIDDEEFKRYMHHYNMPAYSVGEAKSTRSPGRREIGHGALAERALEPVIPAVEEFPYAIRLVSEVVSSNGSTSQASICGSTLALMDAGVPIKKPVAGISCGLITEDDRWMTMIDIQGLEDFFGDMDFKVAGTKDGITAIQMDLKIDGLTPEIIKNALETTHKARNYIIDEIICKCIDKPRDDVSPYAPKMITMRINPDKIREVIGSGGKVIQKICADTGAKIDIEDDGSVFIAAIDRAAGYKAQEIINSIVLDPVVGNVFTGTVTRIMNFGAFVEFAPGKEGLVHISKLAKNRVEKVEDVVKVGDVVKVKFTEIDDKGRMNLSMKDVEEN from the coding sequence ATGTTTGAAAATTACAAAGTGTTCAAATATGAATACGCCGGTCGTCCCCTTATAGTAGAGACCGGAAAAATCAGTCAGCTTTCCAACGGTTCCTGCCTTATAAGATATGGCGACACCGTTATTCTTGCAAACGCAACGGCAAGCGCGGCCCCCAGAGACGGAATAGATTTTCTTCCGCTTTCCGTTGACTTTGAAGAAAGACTTTATGCGGTAGGTAAAATACCCGGCAGCTTTTTAAAGAGAGAAGGCCGTCCAAGCGAAAAAGCAATTCTTACCTCACGTGTCATCGACAGACCGATTCGTCCTCTCTTCCCTAAGGATCTGAGAAATGACGTATGTATTTCTCTGCTCGTGCTTTCCGTTGATCCTGACTGTTCACCGGAGATAACCGGCATGATCGGCGCTTCCATAGCACTGTCTATTTCCGATATTCCATGGAACGGACCTATAGGCGGGGCTATGATCGGGCTTGTCGACGGAAAACTCGTTGTAAACCCGACCGCGGCTCAGAAGGAAAAATCCACGCTTGAGCTGACCGTCGCGGCAAGTGAAAAAAAGGTCGTTATGATCGAAGCCGGAGCAAAGGAAGTCTCCGACGAAGACATGTATGACGCGATTATGCTCGCTCATGAAAAGATCAAAGAATTGATCGGTTTCATCAACATGATAATCGGAGAAATCGGCAAGCCGAAATTCGATTATCCTTCCTGCGAAGTTAATCACGATATGTATGACGATATTAAAAACTTTGCCATAGATGATGTGCGTGTCGCTCTCGATACAGATGATAAAAAAGTCAGGGATGTAAAAATTCTCGCAATAACGAACAGAATATACGAAGCTTTCGATGAAAAATATCCTGAAAGTCATCCGATGATGAACGAATGCATATACAAGCTTCAGAAATATGTCGTTCGCCGCTGGCTGCTTGACGATCATAAGCGTGTCGATAGCAGAAAAATGGATCAAATGCGTCCTCTCGCGGCAGAAGTCGGATTATTGCCGCGCACGCATGGCTCCGGAATGTTCACCCGCGGTCAGACTCAGGTTCTCACCGTCGCCACTCTCGGCTCCGTTAAAGACAGCCAGATGCTGGACGGTATTGACGATGAAGAATTCAAGAGATATATGCACCATTACAATATGCCGGCTTATTCCGTAGGAGAAGCAAAATCCACTCGTAGCCCAGGACGCCGAGAGATCGGTCACGGAGCTCTCGCGGAAAGAGCGCTTGAGCCGGTCATTCCGGCGGTAGAAGAATTTCCGTATGCAATCCGTCTCGTTTCCGAAGTCGTTTCATCAAACGGTTCGACTTCACAGGCTTCGATCTGCGGCAGCACTCTCGCGCTGATGGACGCAGGCGTTCCGATCAAAAAGCCCGTTGCCGGAATTTCATGCGGCTTGATTACCGAAGACGACAGATGGATGACGATGATCGACATACAGGGTCTTGAGGATTTCTTCGGCGATATGGACTTTAAGGTGGCCGGAACGAAAGACGGTATAACCGCAATCCAGATGGACCTTAAAATCGACGGACTTACTCCGGAAATAATCAAAAACGCACTTGAAACCACTCACAAAGCAAGAAACTATATAATTGACGAAATAATCTGTAAATGCATAGATAAACCGCGTGACGATGTTTCTCCGTATGCGCCAAAAATGATAACAATGAGAATCAATCCCGATAAGATCAGAGAAGTAATCGGCAGCGGCGGAAAAGTAATTCAAAAGATCTGCGCAGACACAGGCGCGAAGATCGACATTGAAGACGACGGCAGCGTATTTATCGCCGCTATCGACCGCGCCGCGGGATACAAGGCCCAGGAGATCATAAATTCCATCGTGCTTGATCCGGTCGTGGGCAATGTATTTACCGGAACTGTTACACGTATTATGAATTTCGGCGCATTTGTTGAATTCGCTCCCGGTAAAGAAGGACTCGTCCACATTTCAAAGCTCGCCAAGAACCGCGTAGAGAAGGTCGAGGATGTCGTTAAGGTCGGAGACGTGGTAAAGGTCAAGTTTACCGAAATCGATGATAAGGGAAGAATGAACCTTTCTATGAAAGATGTCGAAGAAAACTGA
- a CDS encoding cyclic-di-AMP receptor has product MKLILAVINNDDGPTVSSRLTKEGFQVTKLASTGGFLMSGNSTFISVINDDEVDKAIETIKKYSKRRTQTAPMDFSYSPTTMGSYPIEVTVGGATIFVLNVERCERA; this is encoded by the coding sequence ATGAAACTGATACTTGCTGTAATCAACAACGACGACGGCCCGACAGTATCGAGCCGTCTTACAAAAGAAGGATTTCAAGTTACGAAGCTCGCGTCAACCGGCGGTTTTTTAATGAGCGGAAACTCCACCTTTATATCCGTCATAAATGACGATGAAGTTGATAAAGCGATCGAAACGATAAAAAAGTATTCAAAACGCCGCACACAGACGGCCCCCATGGATTTTTCATACAGTCCTACCACTATGGGCAGTTATCCCATAGAGGTTACCGTCGGAGGAGCGACCATATTTGTTCTCAACGTTGAAAGATGCGAGAGGGCATGA
- a CDS encoding Ldh family oxidoreductase: protein MAETCIVSWKQITDFVKAAFIGYGVPAEDAVICTDVLLESDRRGIESHGVNRFKPIYLDRIKAGIQNPITNFEIVRETPTTAVVDGHDGMGQVIGFKSMSMAIEKAKKYGMGMVAARNSTHYGIAGYYATMASSAGMIGITGTNARPSIAPTFGVENMLGTNPITFGMPTDEPFPFVLDCATSIVQRGKIEYYARLGKPTPAGMVIGRNGETLTDSEEILSDLTKGAAALAPLGGIGDELAGYKGYGYATVVEILSAALQQGNYLRMLTGIGEKGQKVPYRLGHFFIAIDTEAFMGLEAFKKTCGDILRELRSSEKAPGHDRIYTAGEKEYIVWQQRKDSGVPVNAAVQKELIAVRDELCLYDFKFPFEDK, encoded by the coding sequence ATGGCAGAAACCTGTATAGTATCATGGAAGCAAATAACCGATTTCGTGAAAGCGGCCTTTATAGGATACGGCGTTCCCGCTGAGGATGCGGTTATCTGCACCGATGTTCTGCTTGAATCCGACCGTCGGGGCATAGAATCCCACGGAGTAAACCGTTTTAAGCCGATATATCTCGACAGAATAAAAGCCGGTATACAGAATCCGATAACGAATTTTGAAATTGTTCGTGAAACTCCGACGACCGCGGTCGTCGACGGACATGACGGCATGGGACAAGTCATCGGCTTCAAGTCCATGAGTATGGCCATAGAAAAAGCCAAAAAATACGGAATGGGCATGGTCGCCGCGAGAAACTCCACTCATTATGGCATAGCGGGATATTATGCCACCATGGCATCCTCTGCCGGAATGATCGGAATTACCGGGACAAACGCGCGCCCTTCGATTGCTCCGACCTTCGGAGTGGAAAATATGCTCGGAACAAACCCGATCACCTTCGGAATGCCGACCGACGAACCGTTTCCGTTTGTGCTTGACTGCGCGACTTCGATAGTTCAGCGCGGTAAAATAGAATATTACGCCCGTCTTGGAAAGCCCACCCCCGCCGGTATGGTCATAGGTAGAAACGGCGAAACCTTGACCGATTCCGAAGAAATTCTCTCCGATCTGACAAAAGGCGCCGCGGCTCTTGCCCCGCTGGGTGGCATCGGAGACGAACTGGCCGGATATAAGGGATACGGCTATGCCACTGTCGTTGAAATACTCTCCGCTGCTCTGCAGCAGGGAAATTACCTTCGTATGCTTACCGGAATCGGCGAAAAGGGACAAAAGGTTCCGTATCGCCTCGGACATTTCTTTATTGCGATAGATACAGAGGCGTTCATGGGGCTTGAAGCTTTTAAAAAGACTTGCGGAGATATCCTTCGTGAGCTGCGCTCATCGGAAAAGGCGCCCGGACATGACCGTATTTATACCGCCGGTGAAAAAGAATATATAGTATGGCAGCAGAGAAAAGACAGCGGAGTTCCTGTAAATGCCGCGGTCCAGAAGGAGCTTATCGCCGTCAGAGACGAATTGTGTCTATATGACTTTAAATTCCCTTTTGAAGACAAATAA
- a CDS encoding UDP-N-acetylglucosamine 1-carboxyvinyltransferase: protein MDKIVIYGGRRLTGDISVSGMKNAADAIILSTILVEDECIIENLPDISDVNNSLDILRAMGAKVERRDRNTAIIDTTSLIPGSSPVDIVGKMRASYYLIGAELGRYSRAHVGYPGGCDFGVRPIDQHIKGFEALGADVTVQNGYINAEASGGLKGSSIYMDVVTVGGTINTMLAAVKADGITIIENAAHEPHIVDTANFLNACGAQISGAGTDVIKIRGVKKLHGVTYAIIPDMIEAGTYMILAAATGGRLKINGVIPKHMDSISAKLIEMGVSITEEDEAVIVERKGRLSRVNIKTLPYPGFPTDMNPQMCVLLCLAEGTSILTEGVFDSRFRYVEELKRMSAKIKVDGKVAIIEGTGALTAAPVRAVDLRAGVAMIIAGLAASGRTEIDEIYHIQRGYERIIEKLNAVGADIKLIHIPDSVIYEKAE from the coding sequence ATGGATAAAATCGTAATATACGGCGGCAGGCGGCTTACAGGAGATATAAGCGTTTCCGGAATGAAAAATGCTGCCGACGCCATAATTCTGTCGACTATACTTGTCGAGGACGAATGTATAATAGAAAACCTGCCTGATATCAGCGATGTCAACAATTCGCTTGATATACTCAGGGCAATGGGCGCGAAGGTGGAGCGACGCGACCGAAATACGGCGATTATTGACACGACCTCTCTCATTCCCGGCTCGTCTCCCGTCGATATCGTCGGGAAAATGCGTGCCTCTTATTATCTTATTGGCGCGGAGCTCGGCAGGTATTCAAGAGCTCATGTAGGTTATCCGGGCGGCTGTGATTTCGGAGTACGCCCGATAGATCAGCATATTAAAGGCTTCGAAGCACTCGGAGCCGATGTGACAGTTCAGAACGGATATATAAACGCCGAAGCTTCCGGCGGACTTAAGGGTTCTTCCATATATATGGATGTCGTCACGGTCGGAGGCACGATCAACACAATGCTTGCCGCGGTAAAGGCGGACGGTATTACCATAATCGAAAATGCCGCGCACGAACCGCACATTGTTGACACCGCCAATTTCCTCAATGCGTGCGGCGCTCAGATCAGCGGAGCGGGCACCGATGTAATAAAGATCCGCGGCGTTAAAAAGCTTCATGGCGTAACGTATGCGATAATTCCAGATATGATTGAGGCCGGTACTTATATGATTCTTGCCGCGGCGACCGGCGGAAGACTTAAGATCAACGGCGTCATACCCAAGCACATGGATTCAATCTCCGCAAAGCTCATTGAAATGGGCGTCTCAATAACGGAGGAAGATGAGGCCGTGATCGTCGAAAGGAAAGGCCGGCTTTCAAGGGTGAATATCAAGACCTTGCCGTATCCCGGTTTTCCGACGGATATGAATCCGCAGATGTGCGTGCTTTTATGCCTTGCCGAAGGCACGAGCATATTAACCGAAGGCGTGTTCGACAGCAGATTCAGATATGTCGAAGAATTGAAGCGTATGAGCGCCAAAATAAAGGTTGACGGAAAGGTTGCGATTATAGAAGGTACGGGAGCTCTAACCGCCGCTCCTGTCAGAGCGGTAGACCTGAGAGCCGGGGTGGCAATGATCATTGCCGGTCTTGCGGCTTCAGGACGCACCGAAATCGATGAAATATATCATATACAGCGCGGATACGAGAGGATAATCGAAAAGCTCAACGCCGTTGGAGCCGACATAAAGCTTATCCACATTCCCGACAGCGTTATTTACGAAAAAGCCGAATAG
- a CDS encoding 4Fe-4S binding protein — protein sequence MAYIITDDCIGCGACVDECPVSAITLKDGKAVIDKDTCAECGSCADVCPVEAPKPEE from the coding sequence ATGGCATACATCATTACCGATGACTGTATCGGATGCGGAGCATGTGTGGACGAATGTCCGGTCAGCGCAATAACACTTAAGGACGGCAAGGCCGTAATCGACAAGGACACCTGCGCTGAATGCGGATCCTGCGCCGATGTCTGCCCGGTCGAAGCGCCAAAACCCGAGGAATAA
- a CDS encoding stage 0 sporulation family protein encodes MPVKDAGVTDGQPETDEIVGVKFRTGGKIYYFSPQEYKLVPGDQVIVETARGIEFGTVSLANRVVRRSDIVSPLKKVIRLANNVDLKKVSENTAVEERAKTKFIELVAGHGLDMALIDVEYTFDNTKLLFYFTADGRIDFRELVKDLASVFKTRIELRQIGVRDEAKQIGGLGICGRPFCCKTFLDDFSQVSIKMAKDQNLSLNSVKISGTCGRLMCCLRFENQVYEEEARKTPRVDSIVMTPKGGGTVIEANVLSGFVKVKLDSAPDLAPEIFNRDDLKVTGMRKRIENEKRDELSNIE; translated from the coding sequence ATGCCGGTAAAGGATGCCGGGGTTACGGATGGCCAGCCTGAGACTGATGAAATTGTCGGAGTAAAATTCAGAACAGGCGGCAAAATTTATTATTTTTCACCTCAGGAATATAAGCTCGTTCCCGGCGATCAGGTAATCGTCGAAACAGCGCGAGGAATAGAATTCGGAACGGTATCGCTTGCAAACCGTGTTGTAAGGCGAAGCGATATAGTTTCTCCGCTTAAAAAGGTGATAAGGCTCGCAAACAATGTCGATTTGAAAAAAGTGTCCGAAAACACGGCTGTTGAGGAAAGAGCGAAGACAAAATTTATCGAGCTTGTCGCCGGGCATGGTCTTGATATGGCGCTGATCGACGTGGAATATACCTTTGACAATACAAAGCTTTTGTTTTATTTCACCGCAGACGGACGGATAGACTTCAGAGAACTTGTGAAAGACCTCGCATCCGTATTTAAAACACGCATAGAACTGCGCCAGATAGGCGTCAGAGACGAAGCCAAGCAGATCGGAGGGCTCGGAATTTGCGGACGTCCGTTCTGCTGTAAAACTTTTCTTGACGATTTCAGCCAGGTGTCCATTAAAATGGCCAAGGATCAGAATCTTTCGCTAAATTCTGTGAAAATATCAGGCACCTGCGGAAGGCTTATGTGCTGTCTCAGATTTGAAAACCAGGTTTACGAGGAGGAGGCGCGAAAAACGCCCCGGGTTGACAGCATTGTCATGACTCCAAAAGGCGGCGGCACTGTGATCGAAGCGAACGTTCTTTCGGGCTTTGTCAAAGTAAAACTTGATTCCGCGCCGGATCTGGCGCCGGAGATATTCAACCGCGACGACCTAAAAGTTACGGGTATGAGGAAACGCATCGAAAACGAAAAGCGAGATGAATTAAGCAATATAGAATAA
- the rpsO gene encoding 30S ribosomal protein S15: MLLKDEKQGIITEYAIHEGDTGSPEVQIAILTKRIETLTEHLKVNPKDHHSRRGLLKMVGHRRNLLTYLSKKDINRYRAIIDKLSIRK, translated from the coding sequence ATGCTTTTAAAAGATGAAAAGCAAGGCATAATCACAGAATATGCCATTCACGAAGGAGACACCGGATCGCCCGAAGTGCAGATCGCCATTCTTACCAAAAGAATAGAAACACTTACCGAGCATCTTAAGGTAAATCCCAAGGATCATCATTCCCGCAGAGGTCTTTTGAAAATGGTTGGACATAGAAGAAATCTTCTTACCTATCTTTCCAAAAAAGACATCAATCGCTACAGAGCGATAATCGACAAGCTCAGCATCAGAAAGTGA